Proteins encoded in a region of the Quercus lobata isolate SW786 chromosome 8, ValleyOak3.0 Primary Assembly, whole genome shotgun sequence genome:
- the LOC115955696 gene encoding nicotinamide/nicotinic acid mononucleotide adenylyltransferase-like isoform X2, with the protein MMTKACMAVLTCNWEELARDALNAEGYCVIGGYMSPVNDAYKKRLCHLASKSSEFVMVDPWEARQSTFQRSLTVLSRVKSILCESGQVPRGDWVRNTIGFQSSTI; encoded by the exons ATGATGACAAAAGCTTGTATGGCAGTTTTAACCTGTAATTGGGAAG AGCTGGCAAGAGATGCACTGAATGCAGAAGGCTATTGTGTTATTGGAGGTTATATGTCACCTGTTAATGATGCATACAAGAAAAGG TTGTGTCATCTGGCGAGCAAAAGTTCTGAATTTGTAATGGTTGACCCATGGGAG GCAAGACAAAGTACCTTCCAACGCTCTTTAACTGTTTTATCCAGAGTTAAGAGTATTTTATGCGAGAGTGGGCAGGTACCCAGAG GAGATTGGGTCAGGAATACCATCGGATTTCAAAGTAGCACGATCTAA
- the LOC115955697 gene encoding nicotinamide/nicotinic acid mononucleotide adenylyltransferase-like isoform X3 translates to MKIRLEPHPKLARDALNAEGYCVIGGYMSPVNDAYKKRDLLSAEHRLQLCHLASKSSEFVMVDPWEARQSTFQRSLTVLSRVKSILCESGQVPRESLKVMLVCGSDLLQSFGIPGAWIPDQVRTICRDYGVVCIRREGQDVEKIISDDEILNEFRDNIKVVDELIPNQISSTRVRDCISRGLSIKYLIADEVIDYIREHHLYLNSDDK, encoded by the exons AGCTGGCAAGAGATGCGCTGAATGCAGAAGGCTATTGTGTTATTGGAGGTTATATGTCACCCGTTAATGATGCATACAAGAAAAGG GACCTTTTATCTGCCGAACATCGTCTACAGTTGTGTCATCTGGCAAGCAAAAGTTCTGAATTTGTAATGGTTGACCCATGGGAG GCAAGACAAAGTACCTTCCAACGCTCTTTAACTGTTTTATCCAGAGTTAAGAGTATTTTATGCGAGAGTGGGCAGGTACCCAGAG AATCCCTTAAGGTTATGCTTGTCTGCGGTTCTGATCTGCTCCAATCTTTTGGCATTCCTGGAGCCTGGATTCCAGACCAA GTCAGGACCATATGCAGAGATTATGGTGTGGTTTGCATTCGCAGAGAAGGACAAGATGTTGAGAAAATTATCTCTGATGATGAAATTTTGAATGAATTCAGG GATAACATTAAAGTTGTGGATGAGCTTATACCAAACCAAATTAGCTCAACAAGAGTAAG GGACTGCATTTCAAGAGGGTTGTCGATAAAATATCTGATCGCAGATGAAGTGATTGATTATATAAGAGAACATCATTTGTACCTGAACTCAGATGATAAGTGA
- the LOC115955696 gene encoding non-functional pseudokinase ZED1-like isoform X1 → MRWSWFMPFHHFFIKRKQRERAFYENGRLLLEKLIASCNAKPIPIRTFSAQQLRQATNNFSSEQLVTGFSIRYKVSLEGRIVLIKSSFVQNAKPIPIRTFSPQQLRQATNNYPPQHLGIYWYKGSLEGRIVLIKRIDYLGRIAINDLVISAQMSGHSNVLKPIGCCLHTPYPFLVFEFAANGFLSDRIYVSRVTELQHEPMVWERRLKIARQIAHALSYLHTAFPRPVIHMGIRMRCILLDEHDVPKLSNFYFSVSIPEDEADVEGFNGLRYLGFCAPEFEATGKVTEKADVYDFGRFLLELLTGEDSWQISRLTIDKDSSLVAYIHNRAQGSCINEIVDPAILAEDGEGGASLEHQLQAVVDLALTCTEEDPQTRPTMVDVTKQLRRIERFTQTGEELGGNLQNLKLLESVEEHASA, encoded by the exons ATGCGCTGGAGTTGGTTCATGCCATTTCatcatttctttattaaaagaaagcaaagagagagagcgTTTTATGAGAATGGAAGGCTGTTACTTGAGAAGCTGATTGCCTCTTGCAATGCCAAGCCTATTCCCATCCGTACCTTCTCCGCTCAACAGCTCCGCCAAGCAACCAACAACTTTTCTTCTGAACAGCTGGTAACGGGGTTCTCTATTCGGTACAAGGTTTCTCTTGAAGGACGAATTGTTCTCATTAAAAGTTCTTTTGTTCAAAATGCCAAGCCTATTCCCATCCGTACCTTCTCCCCTCAACAACTCCGCCAAGCAACCAACAATTATCCTCCTCAACATCTGGGAATTTATTGGTACAAGGGATCTCTTGAAGGACGAATTGTTCTCATTAAGCGTATAGATTATTTGGGCCGTATAGCCATCAATGATTTAGTGATTTCTGCACAAATGAGTGGTCACAGCAATGTATTAAAGCCCATAGGCTGTTGTCTCCACACTCCATATCCCTTTTTAGTGTTTGAATTTGCCGCCAATGGTTTCCTTTCTGATCGAATTTATGTCTCCCGTGTTACTGAACTACAACATGAGCCGATGGTGTGGGAGAGAAGGTTAAAGATTGCAAGGCAGATTGCTCATGCTCTTTCTTATCTCCATACTGCCTTCCCAAGACCTGTCATCCACATGGGTATACGAATGCGCTGTATCTTATTAGATGAACATGATGTTCCCAAATtgtccaacttttatttttctgtatcAATTCCTGAAGATGAAGCTGACGTGGAAGGTTTTAATGGCCTTCGATATTTAGGTTTCTGCGCCCCCGAGTTTGAAGCAACAGGCAAGGTAACTGAGAAAGCTGATGTATATGATTTTGGTCGGTTTCTTCTAGAACTTTTAACTGGAGAGGATTCTTGGCAAATATCTAGATTGACAATTGATAAAGATTCTAGTTTAGTAGCATACATACATAACCGTGCTCAAGGTAGTTGCATAAACGAGATTGTGGACCCTGCAATCTTGGCTGAAGATGGGGAAGGAGGTGCTAGTTTAGAGCATCAATTACAAGCTGTGGTGGACCTTGCCTTGACATGTACAGAGGAAGATCCACAAACAAGGCCAACTATGGTTGATGTCACCAAACAACTCAGACGGATTGAGAG GTTCACACAAACGGGTGAAGAGCTAGGGGGAAATTTGCAGAATTTAAAGCTTCTTGAGAGTGTTGAAGAGCATGCTTCTGCATAA